In one window of Bos taurus isolate L1 Dominette 01449 registration number 42190680 breed Hereford chromosome 15, ARS-UCD2.0, whole genome shotgun sequence DNA:
- the LOC782610 gene encoding LOW QUALITY PROTEIN: nicotinamide N-methyltransferase-like (The sequence of the model RefSeq protein was modified relative to this genomic sequence to represent the inferred CDS: inserted 1 base in 1 codon) encodes MSGVVIHVCWFVCFRVKGPEKEKLSRAVEQVLKCNMTQSWLLRAICLPLADCLLSTLCLDATYLRLPACHMALKNRSSLLKSGAFLVLVDALNSSDYVIGEQRXSSLCLGPEAVEAAVGEAGYTIQQFEVISQSYSSAMADNEGLFFLVGWKLSTSV; translated from the exons ATGAGTGGGGTAGTCATCCATGTATGTTGGTTTGTGTGTTTCAGAGTCAAGGGGCCAGAGAAGGAAAAGTTGAGCCGGGCAGTCGAGCAGGTCCTGAAGTGTAACATGACTCAGAGCTGGCTGCTGAGGGCCATCTGCCTGCCCCTGGCCGACTGCCTGCTAAGCACGCTGTGCCTAGATGCCACCTACCTGCGCCTCCCTGCCTGCCACATGGCCCTTAAGAACCGCAGCAGCCTGCTGAAGTCGGGGGCCTTCCTGGTGCTCGTGGATGCCCTGAACAGCAGTGACTACGTGATCGGGGAGCAGA TCTCCAGCCTCTGTCTGGGCCCGGAGGCAGTGGAGGCTGCTGTCGGGGAGGCTGGCTACACCATCCAGCAGTTTGAGGTGATCTCCCAGAGTTACTCTTCCGCCATGGCTGACAACGAAGGGCTTTTCTTCTTGGTGGGGTGGAAGTTGAGCACATCTGTATGA